The following coding sequences lie in one Rothia sp. SD9660Na genomic window:
- a CDS encoding AAA family ATPase, which produces MFGVLILGNIENVENLKDIKLSKDNHSIRFLLVPKGEEGFQSGILNDFHFWKNKLEEIPVFVTSEFKVEEDFSWVPNDSSGRQNLMIESSAMDNRVYVGNIVIKEYDLESHSFLIDFEKNANYDLLRLSDIFYSYYDLFDNFLGRLWFHHTHFSIYNKSIDDFLKKIEISSTFHINGPLRDLEGKLNIIVDGVAGSGKSHMMQELRTSKSYGDNGSRIEVVVFHPSTSYEEFVSGIRPNFSKQAGESDFVTQEGTFVQMCNRAAQDPDNAYLLFIDEINRANTARVFGDLMLVLEKSKRQEFKDLAEEGRDGALFESSVQEMPGEYVRLQTPIFKNGKEYNKLAVPTNLHVLGTMNTTDRSVGTIDLALRRRFHWVTQHPFTAEELQEAMEENGEDYPEDIASWYENANTILLNQVGPDARLGHAYFFGKDGDAEAIAEALLNQLKEVAFTFNISQTILDAIGPVHGQKIITRGTGLGARPDIVDESYQG; this is translated from the coding sequence ATGTTTGGTGTGTTAATTCTTGGAAATATAGAGAATGTAGAAAATTTAAAAGACATTAAATTGTCAAAAGATAATCATAGTATTAGATTTTTGCTGGTTCCAAAAGGTGAAGAGGGTTTTCAGTCAGGCATATTGAATGATTTTCATTTTTGGAAGAATAAGTTAGAGGAAATCCCTGTTTTTGTAACGAGTGAATTTAAAGTGGAAGAGGACTTTTCTTGGGTTCCTAATGATTCCTCCGGGCGCCAGAATCTAATGATTGAAAGTTCCGCAATGGATAATCGGGTTTATGTTGGAAATATTGTTATTAAAGAGTATGACCTAGAAAGTCACAGTTTTCTCATTGATTTTGAGAAGAATGCTAATTACGACTTGCTCAGGCTGTCGGATATATTTTATTCTTATTATGATCTATTTGATAATTTTCTGGGAAGGCTTTGGTTTCATCATACTCATTTTTCTATTTATAATAAATCGATTGATGATTTTTTAAAAAAAATTGAAATTTCTAGCACGTTTCATATCAACGGTCCTTTACGTGATCTGGAGGGCAAGTTGAATATTATTGTTGATGGCGTCGCTGGTTCTGGCAAATCTCATATGATGCAGGAACTCCGCACTAGCAAATCCTACGGCGACAACGGTAGCCGTATTGAAGTTGTGGTCTTCCACCCCTCCACTTCATATGAAGAATTCGTTTCCGGTATCCGCCCTAACTTCAGTAAGCAGGCAGGTGAGAGCGATTTTGTGACCCAAGAGGGAACCTTCGTACAGATGTGCAACAGGGCAGCTCAAGATCCTGATAACGCTTACCTGCTCTTCATCGACGAAATCAACCGTGCTAATACTGCCCGAGTCTTCGGTGACCTCATGTTGGTCCTTGAAAAGAGCAAACGCCAAGAGTTTAAAGACCTGGCAGAAGAAGGCAGAGACGGTGCCCTCTTTGAATCCTCTGTTCAAGAAATGCCGGGTGAATACGTCCGCCTGCAAACCCCCATCTTCAAGAATGGCAAAGAATATAACAAGCTGGCAGTGCCCACTAACCTGCACGTCCTGGGCACCATGAACACCACCGACCGTTCCGTGGGCACCATTGACCTGGCCCTGCGCCGCCGCTTCCACTGGGTCACCCAGCACCCCTTCACCGCAGAAGAACTGCAAGAGGCAATGGAAGAAAACGGTGAAGATTACCCTGAAGATATTGCATCTTGGTACGAGAACGCCAACACTATTTTGCTCAATCAGGTTGGCCCTGACGCCCGCCTGGGCCACGCCTATTTCTTCGGCAAGGACGGTGACGCGGAAGCTATCGCTGAAGCCCTGCTCAACCAGCTCAAAGAAGTTGCCTTTACCTTCAATATCAGCCAGACCATCCTCGATGCAATTGGCCCTGTACACGGCCAAAAAATCATCACACGAGGTACTGGTCTCGGTGCCCGCCCCGACATCGTTGATGAGTCATACCAGGGTTAG
- a CDS encoding multicopper oxidase domain-containing protein: MPEKDAAPRSGYREQLTLGARPLDAPGAPVTDQQARDIARGRRTWHRKASKPVSVWMFALFIVLMTHRWIPESLWLMVHMVTLGLMTNSILVWSQHFTEALLKHKLPDSARPVQLARIYTLNASMVVLMVGVVFSLYPLTVLGSVGVGATVTWHGVALLQQIRSALPARFGVTIRYYIAASWLLPVGATFGALLDYDGLNASWHGRLLLAHEAVNVLGFVGITVVGTLMTLWPTMLRTVMVPDAVARSTRALAGLCAGLGLTVTGALAGLTWLAVAGLLLYAAALALVLTLMVRTTTVKKPSDYATFSVAAGMIWLTTGVLFSAYLVATSPFDSLTLRPVTPIFVAGFLAQTLLGAMTYLLPARMGGGPKAVRAANTEFNRFAAGRAIMVNLSILIFILPVSLTGSWVRTGASLLGAFTLFAFIPLMLRGVRASVNVRKTMIQARARGEAPTPDPQALTPAPPPHLRNALFGALAVVMVVALGVAVDPAARARLTAGASTTSAIGQTTALAVEATADMRFTPDTVEVPAGNRLVIEVTNTDTKNAHDLTFANGATTGRIDPGATKTVDVGVITGDLEGWCSVVGHQAMGMTFTVVASGADAAQAGTSDSSGSAHAGHSASSSTLASSDIDLQGDISDDYQTHDAALAPVPEGETVDGRTVHRQTLDVQELPREIAPGVTLNAWTFNGSYMGPTLRGRVGDIFEITLVNNGSMGHSVDFHAGTVSPDEVMRTIAPGESLTYRFEAVRSGIWLYHCSTMPMSAHLAAGMFGAVIIDPADLPEVDREYLLVQSEVALTEAANSHSSTAEPSEGVLTEISPEGLSAGTPTLTLFNGHATQYLRDPLTARTGERVRIWVLNAGPNGELSFHVVGSQFDTVYKEGGYLLQGGVDAFGTNGGGAQALDLSAAQGGFVEMVFEEPGTYTFVNHNFAAAERGARGQITVAGS; encoded by the coding sequence ATGCCTGAGAAGGACGCCGCACCCCGGTCCGGTTACCGCGAGCAGCTGACCCTGGGGGCGCGTCCGCTCGACGCTCCCGGCGCGCCGGTCACCGACCAGCAGGCCCGCGATATCGCCAGAGGCCGCCGCACCTGGCACCGGAAGGCATCTAAGCCGGTGTCGGTATGGATGTTCGCCCTCTTCATCGTGCTCATGACCCACAGATGGATCCCTGAATCCCTCTGGCTGATGGTTCACATGGTTACCCTGGGTCTGATGACCAACTCGATTCTGGTCTGGTCCCAGCACTTTACCGAGGCCCTGCTCAAGCACAAGCTCCCCGATAGCGCTAGGCCCGTGCAGCTGGCCCGCATCTACACCCTCAACGCCTCAATGGTGGTGCTCATGGTGGGCGTAGTCTTTTCCCTCTACCCGCTGACCGTGCTGGGCTCGGTAGGCGTGGGTGCTACGGTCACCTGGCACGGGGTGGCCCTGTTACAGCAGATACGTTCTGCTCTACCTGCCCGCTTTGGGGTGACGATTCGCTACTATATTGCAGCCTCCTGGCTACTGCCGGTGGGTGCTACTTTTGGTGCCCTGCTGGACTACGACGGCCTAAACGCCAGCTGGCACGGCCGCCTGCTCCTAGCCCACGAGGCAGTGAACGTACTGGGCTTTGTAGGTATCACCGTAGTCGGTACCCTCATGACCCTGTGGCCCACCATGCTACGCACGGTCATGGTACCGGACGCCGTTGCCCGCTCCACCCGCGCCCTGGCAGGGCTGTGCGCAGGACTGGGGCTCACCGTAACCGGCGCCCTTGCAGGTCTTACCTGGCTAGCCGTTGCCGGTCTGCTTCTCTACGCAGCCGCCCTAGCGCTCGTCCTTACCCTGATGGTGCGCACCACCACCGTCAAGAAACCCTCCGACTACGCTACCTTCTCAGTAGCCGCCGGTATGATCTGGCTGACCACCGGCGTCCTCTTCTCCGCCTATCTGGTGGCAACCTCCCCCTTCGACTCCCTGACCCTGCGCCCGGTAACCCCCATCTTCGTTGCGGGCTTCCTCGCCCAAACCCTGCTGGGCGCCATGACCTATCTGCTCCCTGCCCGCATGGGCGGCGGCCCCAAAGCCGTGCGCGCCGCCAACACCGAATTCAACCGCTTCGCCGCAGGCCGCGCCATCATGGTCAACCTCTCCATACTCATCTTCATCCTGCCGGTTTCCCTCACCGGCTCCTGGGTGCGCACCGGCGCCTCCCTGCTCGGCGCCTTCACCCTCTTCGCCTTCATCCCCCTCATGCTGCGCGGGGTACGGGCCTCGGTGAACGTCCGCAAGACCATGATCCAGGCCCGCGCACGCGGTGAAGCCCCCACCCCCGACCCGCAAGCCCTCACCCCCGCACCGCCCCCCCACCTACGCAACGCCCTCTTCGGCGCCCTGGCTGTCGTCATGGTCGTAGCCTTGGGAGTAGCGGTTGACCCGGCGGCCCGCGCCCGACTGACCGCAGGAGCATCCACAACTAGCGCCATCGGCCAGACCACCGCCCTGGCCGTTGAAGCTACCGCCGATATGCGCTTCACCCCCGATACCGTAGAGGTGCCGGCGGGTAACCGCCTGGTCATTGAGGTCACCAACACCGATACCAAGAACGCCCACGACCTCACCTTTGCCAACGGAGCCACCACCGGCCGTATCGACCCCGGGGCTACCAAGACCGTGGACGTCGGCGTCATCACCGGCGACTTAGAGGGCTGGTGCTCGGTGGTTGGGCACCAGGCCATGGGTATGACCTTCACGGTGGTAGCAAGCGGGGCGGACGCAGCCCAGGCAGGCACCAGCGACAGTAGCGGCTCAGCCCATGCCGGGCACAGCGCGAGTAGCTCAACCCTTGCTTCAAGCGATATTGATCTGCAGGGCGATATCTCCGATGACTACCAGACCCACGACGCCGCCCTTGCCCCCGTACCCGAGGGGGAAACCGTGGACGGCCGCACCGTGCACCGCCAGACCCTCGATGTGCAAGAACTCCCCCGCGAAATCGCTCCTGGGGTCACGCTCAACGCCTGGACCTTCAACGGCTCCTACATGGGCCCCACCCTGCGCGGGCGCGTGGGCGATATTTTTGAAATTACACTCGTCAATAATGGCAGCATGGGCCACTCGGTAGACTTCCACGCCGGAACCGTCTCCCCCGACGAGGTCATGCGCACCATCGCCCCCGGCGAATCCCTCACCTACCGTTTTGAGGCCGTGCGCTCAGGTATCTGGCTCTACCACTGCTCCACTATGCCCATGAGCGCCCACCTGGCAGCGGGCATGTTTGGGGCGGTTATTATCGACCCCGCCGACCTGCCCGAGGTAGACCGCGAATACCTGCTGGTGCAGTCCGAGGTGGCACTGACCGAAGCCGCTAACAGCCATAGTTCCACCGCCGAGCCAAGCGAAGGCGTCCTCACCGAGATCTCACCCGAGGGGCTGTCCGCAGGCACCCCTACCCTCACCCTCTTCAACGGGCACGCCACCCAGTACCTGCGCGACCCGCTCACCGCCCGCACGGGCGAGCGCGTGCGCATCTGGGTACTCAACGCCGGGCCCAACGGTGAGCTGAGCTTCCACGTAGTCGGCAGCCAGTTCGACACGGTCTACAAGGAAGGCGGCTACCTGCTACAGGGCGGCGTAGATGCCTTCGGCACTAACGGGGGCGGCGCCCAGGCCCTCGACCTTTCTGCCGCCCAGGGCGGATTCGTTGAGATGGTCTTTGAAGAACCCGGCACCTACACCTTCGTCAACCACAACTTTGCCGCCGCCGAACGCGGGGCCCGCGGGCAGATCACCGTCGCCGGCAGCTAG
- a CDS encoding lytic transglycosylase domain-containing protein produces MTSERTKPNLALRIGAGLVAHWQIVASAVLITAGVAGLSATYEDYCGQTDLTYAPTELRDDIEAAAQVSGFRAGLLAAQLETESGWVTAAESHAGAHGLAQFTQDTWDIWGEGDINSPEDSIAAQGRYLAHLSERLAPYVSAETSLQDIVLAGYNAGPGAVEEFGGIPPYFETQNYVVKIDELAATKYAVTCAPDPSFKQATLVR; encoded by the coding sequence ATGACAAGTGAACGCACCAAGCCCAATCTAGCCCTGCGCATCGGCGCGGGGCTGGTCGCGCACTGGCAAATCGTGGCGTCAGCAGTGCTGATAACAGCCGGTGTCGCGGGGCTTTCTGCCACCTACGAGGACTACTGCGGGCAAACCGACCTGACCTACGCCCCCACCGAGCTGCGGGACGATATTGAAGCTGCCGCCCAAGTTTCTGGCTTCCGGGCAGGACTGCTGGCAGCCCAGCTAGAAACCGAGTCAGGCTGGGTCACTGCCGCCGAATCCCACGCTGGCGCCCACGGCCTGGCACAGTTCACCCAAGACACCTGGGATATCTGGGGCGAGGGTGATATCAACAGCCCCGAAGACTCCATCGCCGCCCAGGGCCGCTACCTAGCCCATCTTTCTGAGCGTCTAGCCCCCTATGTCTCGGCTGAAACTTCACTTCAGGATATTGTGCTGGCAGGCTACAACGCCGGCCCCGGTGCCGTGGAGGAATTTGGTGGTATCCCACCCTATTTTGAGACCCAGAACTACGTGGTCAAAATCGACGAGCTGGCTGCCACCAAATATGCGGTGACCTGCGCACCCGACCCCAGCTTCAAGCAGGCTACCCTGGTGCGCTAG
- a CDS encoding glycosyltransferase 87 family protein: MPLFSLTTRLPARHTIWPVLTGIFFVAVMQWHIRHSMILNGQDFEVYRTGAGVVFGDLYPGKTLYNYYLEDGQPITLPFTYPPFAVMLFAPFAFLPLWAGAGLMTLLAVLAALWVSVLILNHARARGITVPGEALLGSRSLVVVLATCITMFSPWDRGIGLAQINALILLLVLIDLLRPATRVPCGVLIGTAGGIKLTPLAFGLILLMRRDIKGVLTLGATFAATVAAGFIFMPATAREFWFFAISDPSRVGNIAYVDNISTLGWLLHLGLVEGPLLSGLRYGLTLALLVGVAYLIPVLHRRGMVLSQIALNGFLMMAMSPISWSHHNIWLPLLIAAFWLDAFPTFFALAPRAVRWAVGALVVIGCVGLIYGPMRIGIRLDPATHNLDELSRTALAASSAPIICLTAAVLLWVAVAVRYRRALAV; this comes from the coding sequence GTGCCCCTCTTCAGCCTCACCACCCGCCTGCCCGCCCGGCACACCATCTGGCCGGTCCTCACCGGCATCTTCTTCGTAGCGGTCATGCAGTGGCACATCCGCCACTCCATGATCCTTAACGGCCAAGACTTCGAGGTCTACCGCACCGGCGCAGGCGTGGTCTTCGGCGACCTCTACCCCGGCAAAACCCTCTACAACTACTACCTCGAGGACGGGCAACCCATCACCCTGCCCTTCACCTACCCGCCCTTTGCGGTCATGCTCTTCGCCCCCTTCGCCTTCCTACCCCTGTGGGCAGGCGCTGGGCTCATGACCCTGCTGGCTGTGCTTGCAGCCCTGTGGGTATCGGTGCTCATTCTCAACCACGCGCGCGCTCGCGGTATTACCGTTCCCGGGGAAGCCCTGCTGGGGAGCCGCTCACTGGTCGTGGTGCTGGCTACCTGCATCACCATGTTCAGCCCCTGGGACCGCGGCATTGGACTGGCTCAGATCAACGCCCTGATCCTGCTGCTGGTGCTCATTGACCTGTTGCGCCCGGCAACCAGAGTGCCCTGCGGCGTGCTCATCGGTACCGCCGGTGGTATCAAGCTCACCCCGCTGGCCTTCGGCCTGATTCTGCTCATGCGCCGAGACATCAAGGGCGTGCTCACCCTGGGAGCCACCTTCGCAGCCACGGTTGCCGCCGGTTTCATCTTCATGCCAGCCACCGCCCGCGAATTCTGGTTCTTTGCAATCTCAGACCCCTCCCGCGTGGGCAACATTGCCTATGTCGACAACATCTCCACCCTGGGCTGGCTCCTGCACCTTGGCCTGGTTGAGGGGCCGCTCCTGTCGGGCCTGCGCTACGGTCTTACCCTTGCCTTGCTGGTGGGCGTCGCCTACCTGATCCCGGTGTTGCACCGCCGCGGCATGGTGCTCTCCCAGATAGCCCTCAACGGCTTCTTGATGATGGCCATGTCGCCCATTTCCTGGTCCCACCACAACATCTGGCTACCCCTGCTCATTGCCGCCTTCTGGCTGGATGCCTTCCCCACCTTCTTCGCCCTAGCCCCTCGGGCTGTCCGCTGGGCGGTTGGTGCCCTAGTAGTTATTGGCTGCGTGGGTTTAATATACGGGCCTATGCGCATCGGCATTCGCCTTGACCCTGCCACCCACAACCTGGATGAGCTCAGCAGAACTGCCCTGGCGGCGTCCTCTGCCCCCATCATCTGCCTCACCGCAGCGGTGCTGCTTTGGGTAGCGGTTGCGGTGCGCTACCGGCGGGCGCTGGCTGTCTAG
- a CDS encoding DUF456 domain-containing protein: MTLAIVMTLIAVVLIAVGIVGIVYPILPGSFAVLGGVLLWGLTLRGPEGWWLLGLGLPIMIAGMAAQALLTGKTLKQRAIPNRSILWGVLGAVIGMFMIPVVGLFVGFAVALLLSETVRSQGDIVTSAGSTLAALKSMGIGILIELAAALTAGTIFTICAITYFITA, translated from the coding sequence ATGACCCTAGCTATCGTGATGACCCTTATCGCCGTCGTCCTCATTGCCGTCGGTATTGTCGGTATCGTCTACCCCATCCTGCCCGGCTCCTTCGCTGTGCTCGGCGGCGTGCTGCTCTGGGGGCTAACCCTGCGCGGGCCGGAAGGCTGGTGGCTCCTCGGACTAGGCCTTCCCATCATGATTGCGGGCATGGCAGCCCAGGCCCTGCTCACCGGTAAGACCCTCAAACAGCGAGCCATTCCTAACCGCTCTATTCTCTGGGGCGTACTTGGCGCGGTAATCGGTATGTTCATGATCCCCGTCGTCGGCCTCTTCGTCGGCTTCGCGGTAGCCCTGCTGCTTAGCGAAACCGTGCGCAGCCAGGGCGATATCGTCACCTCAGCGGGAAGTACCCTGGCTGCCCTCAAATCGATGGGCATCGGCATCCTCATTGAACTTGCCGCAGCCCTGACCGCCGGCACCATCTTCACTATCTGCGCCATCACCTACTTCATCACCGCCTAG
- a CDS encoding cupin domain-containing protein produces the protein MTASSLPSDQLFPQGKPAPAGSFTGQAYMHPLAPSSQLQSLAVTFEAEARTNWHTHDVGQLIVVTSGICVYQLEGQEPQTLTPGEAFFFEPGVNHWHGATSDGPMTHIAVTPFNEEGEFVNWGEPVDEATYTG, from the coding sequence ATGACCGCTTCATCCCTTCCCTCAGACCAGCTCTTCCCCCAGGGTAAGCCTGCTCCTGCCGGTTCTTTCACCGGCCAGGCCTATATGCACCCGCTGGCACCCAGCAGCCAGCTACAGTCCCTGGCTGTTACCTTCGAGGCCGAAGCCCGCACCAACTGGCATACCCACGATGTTGGGCAGCTCATCGTGGTGACCTCAGGCATCTGCGTCTACCAGCTCGAAGGCCAGGAACCCCAGACCCTCACACCCGGTGAGGCCTTCTTCTTTGAACCGGGCGTCAACCACTGGCACGGAGCCACCAGTGACGGGCCCATGACCCACATCGCTGTCACCCCCTTCAACGAGGAGGGCGAATTCGTTAACTGGGGCGAGCCCGTCGACGAGGCCACCTACACCGGCTAG
- a CDS encoding glycerophosphodiester phosphodiesterase family protein translates to MAGCLLLAVLFHTGAMRIFAHRGASGTRPENTLAAFTAAADSGATWVETDVDIAACGTPVLLHDTDLDRTTNLTGSLYSYTAEQLSGADAGAWFSPDTVGEAVPTLAQLIDLANERGLNLNIELKSNEQGAERSRLLIDRVIEELARLQPEREVIVSSFNHLLLAEFKRRAPQYAVGALFVTEMFQPDWRSVLELIDASAAHLEDRGLTRATVRALREAGYEVNVWTVNSPARANELKNWGATGVFTDYPERLLHLEK, encoded by the coding sequence ATGGCGGGGTGTCTTCTGCTGGCCGTCCTGTTCCATACTGGTGCCATGCGTATTTTTGCTCACCGGGGGGCGTCCGGAACCCGCCCCGAAAACACTCTCGCCGCCTTCACCGCCGCCGCTGACTCTGGCGCGACCTGGGTCGAAACCGACGTTGACATTGCCGCCTGCGGCACACCCGTCCTGCTGCACGACACTGACCTCGACCGCACCACCAACCTCACCGGCTCCCTTTACAGCTACACCGCCGAGCAGCTTTCCGGGGCGGACGCCGGGGCCTGGTTTTCGCCCGACACGGTGGGGGAGGCGGTGCCCACCCTGGCCCAGCTGATTGATCTGGCCAATGAGCGCGGGCTCAACCTTAACATCGAACTGAAATCTAACGAGCAGGGGGCAGAACGTTCCCGCCTGCTCATCGATAGAGTGATCGAAGAGCTAGCCCGTCTGCAACCGGAGCGGGAGGTGATTGTCTCATCCTTCAACCATCTGCTCCTGGCCGAATTCAAACGCCGAGCCCCGCAGTATGCGGTCGGGGCCCTCTTTGTCACCGAGATGTTCCAGCCCGACTGGCGCTCCGTCTTAGAGCTCATTGACGCCAGCGCCGCCCACCTGGAAGACCGGGGCCTAACCCGCGCGACCGTCCGCGCCCTGCGCGAAGCCGGGTACGAGGTCAACGTCTGGACGGTCAACAGCCCAGCCCGCGCCAACGAGCTTAAAAACTGGGGTGCCACCGGCGTCTTCACCGACTACCCCGAGCGGCTGCTGCACCTCGAGAAGTAA
- a CDS encoding DUF1846 domain-containing protein — MVNKIGFDREKYIEMQSRHIQERREEIGGKLYLEMGGKLFDDMHASRVLPGFTPDNKIAMLEQIRDEVEILICLNAKDLQRNKIRADLGITYEDDVLRLVDVFRDRGFLVEHVVLTQMEDDNAKAVAFKQRLERLGLKVSRHRVIPGYPTNTDLIVSEDGLGRNEFAETTRDLVVVTAPGPGSGKLATALSQVYHENKRGVKAGYAKFETFPIWNLPLEHPVNLAYEAATVDLDDANVIDHFHLTAYGESTVNYNRDVEAFPLLKVLLQKMTGTTPYQSPTDMGVNMAGNCITDDAACRYASEQEIIRRYFKALVDESRGGLDSTQSDRAAVVMAKAGIKATDRPVVTPARLREETTGAPGAAIELPDGTIVTGKTTDLLGCSAVALLNALKLLAGLDDSKHLLTNEAIEPIQRLKTLHLGSQNPRLHTDEVLIALSTSAAHDEDARKALEQLKNLRGADVHTTTILGSVDEGVFRSLGMLVTSDPKFQKKALYQKR, encoded by the coding sequence ATGGTGAACAAAATTGGTTTTGACCGTGAGAAGTACATCGAGATGCAGTCTCGACACATTCAGGAGCGCCGCGAAGAAATCGGCGGCAAGCTCTACCTCGAAATGGGTGGCAAACTCTTTGACGACATGCACGCCTCCCGTGTGCTGCCCGGCTTCACACCCGACAACAAAATCGCGATGTTGGAGCAAATCCGCGACGAGGTAGAAATTCTTATCTGTCTCAACGCCAAAGACCTGCAACGCAACAAAATCCGTGCTGACCTGGGCATCACCTACGAGGACGACGTGCTGCGCCTGGTCGATGTCTTCCGCGACCGCGGCTTTCTGGTTGAGCACGTGGTGCTTACTCAGATGGAGGACGACAACGCCAAGGCCGTTGCTTTCAAGCAGCGCCTAGAACGCCTGGGCCTGAAAGTTTCCCGTCACCGCGTCATTCCCGGCTACCCCACCAATACCGACCTGATTGTGAGCGAGGACGGTCTGGGACGCAACGAGTTCGCCGAAACCACCCGTGACCTGGTGGTTGTTACCGCCCCCGGCCCCGGTTCCGGCAAGCTGGCAACTGCCCTGTCGCAGGTGTACCACGAGAACAAGCGCGGTGTGAAGGCAGGCTATGCCAAGTTCGAGACTTTCCCCATCTGGAACCTGCCCCTGGAGCACCCCGTCAACCTTGCCTACGAGGCTGCCACTGTTGACCTCGATGATGCCAACGTTATCGACCACTTCCACCTGACTGCCTACGGTGAGTCTACCGTCAACTACAACCGCGACGTTGAGGCATTCCCGCTGCTCAAGGTGCTGCTGCAGAAGATGACCGGCACCACCCCCTACCAGTCGCCCACCGATATGGGTGTGAACATGGCCGGTAACTGCATCACCGATGACGCCGCCTGCCGGTATGCCTCTGAGCAGGAGATTATCCGCCGCTACTTCAAGGCCCTGGTGGACGAGTCCCGCGGCGGCCTGGATTCTACCCAGTCAGACCGCGCCGCCGTCGTCATGGCTAAGGCCGGCATTAAGGCAACCGACCGCCCGGTCGTCACCCCCGCCCGCCTGCGGGAAGAGACCACCGGCGCTCCCGGTGCTGCGATTGAGCTGCCCGACGGCACTATCGTCACCGGCAAGACCACCGACCTGCTCGGCTGCTCGGCCGTCGCCCTGCTGAACGCTCTCAAGCTCCTAGCTGGTCTGGACGATTCCAAGCACCTGCTCACCAATGAGGCGATTGAGCCAATCCAGCGCTTGAAGACCCTGCACCTGGGCAGCCAGAACCCCCGCCTGCACACGGACGAGGTGCTGATTGCCCTCTCAACCTCGGCAGCCCATGACGAGGACGCCCGCAAGGCCCTGGAGCAGCTGAAAAACCTGCGCGGGGCGGACGTCCACACCACCACCATCTTGGGCTCGGTGGACGAGGGGGTCTTCCGTTCCCTGGGTATGCTGGTCACCTCTGACCCTAAGTTCCAGAAGAAGGCTCTCTACCAGAAGCGCTAG
- a CDS encoding cytochrome P450, with amino-acid sequence MTQHVDESHYDWNSRSPEVQEDQIAAYDSMRARCPVAHDEFMGYTLFKNEDVRYALEHPELFSNRVSTRHIAVPNGMDAPEHTAFRAINDKYFTPERMQAFEPQIREVVHQLVRDIPRGETVDIMGEFATRYAMRVQNAFMGWPESLEEALIAWMNKNRSATLKRDRAEIASVAVEFDGYIRALLDERRANPALQDVTAELLHDRVELPGQKPRVMTDEEIVSLIRNWTVGELSTVSAIVGVIVNFLGENQGEADRLRQHPEYIGHAVEEILRLQDPLVANRRITTADVEVGGRTIPAGCPVTINWTSANRDEGAFEDALDYRPDRDQSRNLTYGAGIHVCPGAPLARLELRVLVEELLAATESITVESTVNAQFPVAGYSSVKVVVR; translated from the coding sequence ATGACTCAACACGTTGACGAATCACACTACGACTGGAACTCTCGCTCGCCCGAGGTGCAAGAAGACCAGATCGCGGCCTACGATTCCATGCGCGCTCGGTGCCCTGTTGCTCACGATGAGTTTATGGGCTACACCCTCTTCAAAAATGAGGATGTCCGGTATGCCCTTGAACATCCTGAACTGTTCTCTAACCGGGTGTCGACCCGCCACATAGCGGTCCCCAACGGAATGGATGCACCTGAACACACTGCTTTCAGGGCTATCAACGATAAGTACTTCACCCCAGAGCGTATGCAGGCTTTTGAGCCGCAAATCCGTGAGGTAGTGCACCAGCTCGTCCGCGATATTCCGCGCGGTGAGACGGTTGACATCATGGGGGAGTTCGCCACCCGCTACGCCATGCGCGTGCAAAATGCTTTTATGGGGTGGCCAGAGAGTCTTGAAGAAGCTCTGATTGCCTGGATGAACAAGAATCGGTCTGCTACCCTCAAGCGTGACCGGGCTGAGATTGCCTCGGTTGCCGTAGAATTTGATGGCTATATTCGAGCTCTTCTGGACGAGCGGCGGGCGAATCCTGCTCTTCAGGACGTCACCGCCGAGCTCCTGCACGATCGTGTGGAGTTGCCGGGGCAAAAGCCTCGCGTCATGACGGATGAAGAGATTGTCTCTCTTATTCGAAACTGGACGGTTGGGGAGCTATCGACGGTTTCGGCCATTGTGGGAGTCATCGTAAACTTTTTGGGTGAGAATCAGGGTGAGGCTGACCGCTTGCGGCAGCATCCCGAATATATTGGTCACGCGGTGGAAGAGATCTTGCGTTTGCAAGATCCCCTCGTTGCTAACCGCCGTATAACAACTGCAGATGTTGAAGTCGGCGGTCGTACAATTCCTGCCGGATGCCCGGTGACCATCAACTGGACGTCGGCGAACCGTGATGAGGGCGCTTTTGAGGACGCCCTGGACTACCGTCCTGATCGTGATCAGTCGAGGAACCTGACCTATGGCGCGGGAATTCACGTGTGCCCCGGGGCCCCTCTAGCTCGGTTGGAGCTGCGCGTACTGGTTGAAGAGCTGCTTGCAGCGACGGAGTCAATCACGGTGGAGTCTACCGTGAACGCTCAGTTCCCGGTGGCAGGTTATTCCTCGGTGAAGGTTGTCGTGAGGTAG